One stretch of Pseudomonas fluorescens Q2-87 DNA includes these proteins:
- the tssC gene encoding type VI secretion system contractile sheath large subunit, giving the protein MTDNTAREGAQNLGATEETSEFASLLLQEFKPKTERAREAVETAVRTLAEQALAQTDLVSNDAIKSIESIIAAIDAKLTAQVNQVIHHPDFQQLESAWRGLHYLVNNTETDEQLKIRVLNISKPDLHKTLKKFKGTAWDQSPLFKKMYEEEYGQFGGEPYGCLVGDYYFDQSPPDVELLGELSKVCAAMHAPFIAAASPTVMGMGSWQELSNPRDLTKIFTTPEYAGWRSLRESEDSRYIGLTMPRFLARLPYGAKTDPVEAFAFEENTDGADSSKYTWANAAYAMAVNINRSFKHFGWCSRIRGVESGGEVENLPAHTFPTDDGGVDMKCPTEIAISDRREAELAKNGFMPLLHKKNTDFAAFIGAQSLQKPAEYDDPDATANANLAARLPYLFATCRFAHYLKCIVRDKIGSFKEKDEMQRWLQDWILNYVDGDPAHSTETTKAQHPLAAAEVIVEEVEGNPGYYNSKFYLRPHYQLEGLTVSLRLVSKLPSAKGA; this is encoded by the coding sequence ATGACTGACAATACAGCCCGCGAAGGCGCGCAGAACCTGGGCGCCACTGAAGAAACCAGTGAGTTCGCGTCCCTGCTGCTGCAAGAATTCAAGCCCAAGACCGAGCGTGCCCGCGAAGCCGTCGAGACCGCCGTGCGCACCTTGGCCGAGCAGGCACTGGCGCAGACTGACCTGGTGTCCAACGACGCCATCAAGTCGATCGAATCGATCATCGCCGCCATCGACGCCAAGCTCACCGCCCAGGTCAACCAGGTGATCCATCACCCGGACTTCCAGCAGTTGGAAAGCGCCTGGCGTGGCCTGCACTACCTGGTCAACAACACCGAGACCGATGAGCAGCTCAAGATCCGCGTGCTCAACATCTCCAAGCCGGACCTGCACAAGACCCTGAAGAAATTCAAGGGCACCGCGTGGGACCAGAGCCCGCTCTTCAAGAAGATGTACGAAGAAGAATACGGCCAGTTCGGCGGCGAACCTTACGGCTGCCTGGTAGGCGACTACTACTTCGACCAGTCGCCACCGGACGTGGAACTGCTGGGCGAACTGTCGAAAGTCTGCGCGGCCATGCACGCCCCGTTCATCGCAGCGGCATCGCCGACCGTGATGGGCATGGGCTCGTGGCAGGAACTGTCGAACCCACGCGACCTGACCAAGATCTTCACCACCCCGGAATACGCCGGCTGGCGTTCGCTGCGTGAGTCGGAAGATTCGCGCTACATCGGCCTGACCATGCCACGCTTCCTGGCGCGCCTGCCGTATGGCGCCAAGACCGACCCGGTGGAAGCCTTCGCCTTCGAAGAAAACACCGACGGCGCCGACAGCTCCAAGTACACCTGGGCCAACGCCGCCTACGCGATGGCGGTGAACATCAACCGTTCGTTCAAACACTTCGGCTGGTGCTCGCGCATCCGTGGCGTGGAGTCGGGCGGCGAAGTGGAAAACCTGCCGGCCCACACGTTCCCTACCGATGATGGTGGCGTGGACATGAAGTGCCCGACCGAAATCGCCATTTCGGATCGCCGTGAAGCGGAACTGGCCAAGAACGGTTTCATGCCGCTGCTGCACAAGAAGAACACCGACTTCGCTGCCTTCATCGGCGCCCAGTCGCTGCAGAAGCCGGCCGAATACGACGACCCGGACGCCACCGCCAACGCCAACCTGGCCGCGCGCCTGCCGTACCTGTTCGCCACCTGCCGTTTCGCTCATTACCTGAAGTGCATCGTGCGCGACAAGATCGGTTCCTTCAAAGAGAAGGACGAGATGCAGCGCTGGTTGCAGGACTGGATCCTCAACTACGTCGACGGTGATCCGGCGCACTCCACCGAGACCACCAAGGCCCAGCATCCATTGGCAGCGGCCGAAGTGATCGTCGAAGAAGTCGAAGGCAACCCGGGGTACTACAACTCCAAGTTCTACCTGCGCCCGCACTATCAGCTCGAAGGGCTGACCGTATCGCTGCGCCTGGTATCGAAACTGCCGTCGGCCAAGGGCGCATAA
- the tssB gene encoding type VI secretion system contractile sheath small subunit: protein MAKQSSQKFIARNRAPRVQIEYDVELYGAEKKVQLPFVMGVMADLAGKPAEPLAPVADRKFLEIDVDNFDSRLKAMQPRVAFHVPNELTGEGNLSLDLTFESMDDFSPAAVARKVDSLNKLLEARTQLANLLTYMDGKTGAEEIIMKAIKDPALLQALASAPKPAQDQ from the coding sequence GTGGCGAAGCAAAGTTCTCAGAAATTCATCGCGCGCAACCGCGCGCCTCGAGTGCAGATCGAGTACGACGTCGAGCTCTACGGCGCCGAGAAAAAGGTCCAACTGCCCTTCGTCATGGGCGTGATGGCCGACCTCGCCGGCAAGCCCGCCGAGCCTCTGGCACCGGTGGCCGATCGCAAGTTCCTCGAGATCGACGTCGATAACTTCGACTCGCGCCTCAAGGCCATGCAGCCGCGCGTAGCGTTCCATGTCCCCAACGAACTGACCGGCGAAGGCAACCTGAGCCTGGACCTGACGTTCGAAAGCATGGACGACTTCAGCCCAGCGGCCGTGGCCCGCAAGGTCGACTCGCTGAACAAGTTGCTCGAAGCGCGTACCCAATTGGCCAACCTGCTGACCTACATGGACGGCAAGACCGGTGCCGAAGAAATCATCATGAAGGCGATCAAGGACCCAGCGCTGTTGCAGGCCCTGGCGAGCGCGCCGAAGCCAGCACAGGACCAATGA
- the tssA gene encoding type VI secretion system protein TssA: MDVPLLLAAVSATSPCGEDLEYDADFLRLERDSRGQPERSMGDSILPAEPPEWRSIQQQSLDLLQRSKDLRITHFLLQSSLALEGIPGLARSLTLISELLKQYWADLHPRLDADDDNDPTVRINALAGLTSEVTIRLLRESILARSRTFGSVSLRAAANASGLQSFADESLGAEQLAGALIDSDPEQLEITRAALLEARSAAEAIEQQVSDQVGSAQGVDLGPLKQPLKMALQILGQFAPQSGDSELPDATGDDATAPVEYATAQSMPRNTGPSGSAEINNRDDVQRSLERILAYYSRHEPSSPLPVLLNRAKALVNADFATIVRNLIPDGMSQFENLRGPDSE, from the coding sequence GTGGATGTGCCTTTGCTGCTCGCCGCCGTTTCCGCGACTTCGCCGTGCGGTGAAGACCTGGAATATGACGCGGATTTCTTGCGCCTGGAACGTGACTCCCGAGGCCAGCCCGAGCGCAGCATGGGCGACTCGATCTTGCCGGCCGAACCTCCTGAATGGCGCAGCATCCAGCAACAGAGCCTGGACTTGCTGCAACGCAGCAAAGACCTGCGCATCACCCATTTCCTGTTGCAGAGTTCCCTGGCCCTTGAGGGCATTCCGGGCCTTGCCCGCTCGCTGACACTGATCAGCGAATTGCTCAAGCAATACTGGGCCGACCTGCATCCGCGCCTGGACGCCGATGACGACAACGACCCCACCGTGCGCATCAATGCCCTCGCCGGCCTGACGTCCGAGGTCACCATTCGCCTGCTGCGCGAAAGCATCCTGGCCCGTTCGCGAACCTTCGGCAGCGTCAGCCTGCGCGCCGCCGCCAACGCCAGCGGCCTGCAAAGTTTCGCCGATGAAAGCCTGGGGGCCGAACAGCTCGCCGGCGCCTTGATCGACAGCGATCCCGAGCAGTTGGAAATCACCCGCGCCGCCCTCTTGGAAGCTCGCAGCGCCGCCGAAGCCATCGAGCAGCAGGTCAGCGACCAGGTCGGTTCCGCCCAGGGCGTGGACCTCGGCCCGCTGAAGCAGCCACTCAAGATGGCCTTGCAGATCCTTGGCCAGTTCGCCCCGCAGAGCGGCGACAGCGAGCTGCCCGATGCCACCGGCGATGACGCCACCGCGCCGGTTGAATACGCCACCGCGCAGAGCATGCCGCGCAACACCGGCCCGAGCGGCAGCGCAGAGATCAACAATCGCGATGACGTGCAGCGCAGCCTGGAACGTATTCTCGCTTACTACAGCCGTCACGAGCCCTCCAGCCCGCTACCGGTGCTGCTGAACCGGGCCAAGGCTCTGGTCAACGCCGACTTTGCAACCATCGTGCGCAACCTGATTCCAGACGGCATGAGTCAATTTGAAAACCTGCGCGGCCCAGACAGCGAATAA
- the tagH gene encoding type VI secretion system-associated FHA domain protein TagH: MPLCLTITSYHKITPGQCSEKSMDQGVMAIGRNSDNDWVLPDPERLVSGKHCVIQYKDGRYYLTDNSTNGVELVKAGIRLRKGNSEPLQDGEVIRIGDYEIQARVDFSLPVTDSNPFAESPSSFEALMGRQGATPASPAPIQVASPAHFQGASAMDTLPDLFDFLTPTSVPPATQPDHVPAEQHDFRPPTPIPRPSPPPVAEPVIPPSASVIPDDWDPFSDQPAPVAVAPTPITPPPVVAPPLPVVPPVIEPIPTPVPQVPVAEVTAPTEPTPLREAPVARVEPAASPVEASQPDLLQAFLRGAGLDQLRLDKAQAEAQMESIGRSYRLMVEGLIDVLRARSSLKGEFRIQQTMIQPVENNPLKFAPNVDEALLLLLRHGNQAFMAPDVAVRDSFDDLRAHQLAVMAGVEAAIKHLLARFEPAQLEERMGKPGGLSSIFNGSRQAQYWQQFTELYSNISREAQEDFQDLFGREFSRAYEEHSTRQRRR; this comes from the coding sequence ATGCCGCTGTGTTTGACTATCACTAGTTATCACAAGATTACCCCAGGCCAGTGTTCTGAAAAGTCCATGGATCAGGGGGTGATGGCAATTGGCCGCAATTCCGATAATGACTGGGTACTACCGGACCCTGAACGTCTGGTTTCCGGCAAACATTGCGTTATCCAATACAAGGACGGGCGCTATTACTTGACCGATAACAGCACTAACGGTGTGGAATTGGTCAAGGCCGGTATTCGCCTTCGCAAAGGCAACAGCGAACCGCTGCAAGATGGCGAAGTGATCCGCATCGGCGATTATGAAATCCAGGCGCGCGTCGATTTCAGCCTGCCGGTCACCGACAGCAACCCGTTCGCCGAATCGCCCAGCAGTTTCGAGGCGTTGATGGGGCGCCAGGGCGCAACCCCGGCTTCACCCGCGCCGATTCAAGTGGCCTCGCCGGCACATTTCCAAGGTGCTTCGGCCATGGATACCCTGCCGGACCTGTTCGATTTTCTGACCCCGACCAGCGTCCCGCCGGCCACCCAGCCTGATCATGTTCCAGCCGAGCAACACGATTTTCGCCCACCGACGCCGATTCCCCGTCCGAGCCCGCCGCCAGTGGCCGAGCCGGTGATACCGCCATCGGCCTCGGTGATTCCGGACGACTGGGACCCTTTCAGCGACCAGCCTGCGCCCGTGGCCGTTGCGCCTACGCCTATCACGCCGCCGCCGGTAGTCGCGCCGCCGCTGCCGGTAGTGCCGCCGGTGATTGAGCCAATACCGACGCCCGTTCCCCAAGTGCCGGTCGCTGAAGTCACTGCACCCACCGAACCGACGCCCTTGCGCGAAGCACCGGTCGCTCGCGTCGAACCTGCGGCCAGCCCGGTCGAGGCCTCGCAACCCGACCTGCTGCAAGCCTTCCTGCGCGGTGCCGGGCTGGACCAGTTGCGCTTGGACAAGGCCCAGGCCGAGGCGCAGATGGAAAGCATCGGTCGCAGTTATCGGTTGATGGTCGAGGGCCTGATCGATGTCTTGCGCGCCCGCAGCAGCCTCAAGGGTGAGTTCCGCATCCAGCAGACGATGATCCAGCCGGTGGAAAACAACCCGCTGAAATTCGCCCCCAATGTCGATGAAGCCCTGCTGTTGCTGTTGCGCCACGGCAACCAGGCGTTCATGGCGCCGGACGTGGCAGTGCGCGACAGTTTTGATGATTTGCGTGCCCATCAATTGGCCGTGATGGCCGGGGTGGAAGCCGCTATCAAGCATTTGCTGGCGCGCTTCGAACCGGCGCAGTTGGAAGAGCGCATGGGCAAGCCCGGTGGGCTGTCGAGCATTTTCAATGGCTCGCGGCAGGCCCAGTACTGGCAGCAGTTCACCGAGCTCTACAGCAATATTTCCCGCGAGGCCCAGGAAGATTTCCAGGACCTGTTCGGGCGTGAATTCAGCCGTGCCTACGAAGAGCACAGCACGCGACAGCGACGCCGCTGA
- the tssJ gene encoding type VI secretion system lipoprotein TssJ: protein MIPRFLLAVAAALLLTACAKDADKSQPEEAEANTAAVELHFHAIAGLNPGATGQPAPVRVRIFELKNAATFGRSDYFALAERAQATLGPDLIDQDEVLIQPGQQLSLQRDLDPATRHIGILVGYRELDQSLWRTVMNVPAREYTEYQISLDVRAVRSAVVVPPSSPAQ from the coding sequence ATGATTCCCAGGTTTTTACTCGCAGTCGCCGCCGCGCTTCTGCTGACGGCGTGCGCCAAGGATGCCGACAAGTCCCAGCCTGAAGAAGCTGAGGCAAACACCGCCGCCGTCGAGCTGCATTTTCATGCCATTGCCGGGCTCAACCCCGGCGCCACCGGCCAGCCGGCCCCCGTGCGGGTGCGCATCTTCGAACTGAAGAATGCCGCCACCTTCGGTCGTTCCGATTATTTCGCTCTCGCCGAACGCGCCCAGGCAACGCTCGGCCCCGACCTGATCGACCAGGACGAGGTGCTGATCCAGCCGGGCCAGCAGTTGAGCCTGCAACGCGACCTCGACCCGGCCACGCGGCACATCGGAATACTGGTGGGCTATCGCGAGCTGGACCAGTCGCTGTGGCGCACGGTGATGAATGTCCCGGCCCGCGAATACACCGAATACCAGATCAGCCTCGATGTGCGCGCCGTGCGCAGCGCCGTCGTCGTTCCCCCATCCAGCCCTGCCCAATAA
- the tssK gene encoding type VI secretion system baseplate subunit TssK: MSWNNRVVWSEGMFIGTQHFQQHDRYLENLIDARSRPLSAGAWGFSELLIDQGLLAQGKLAIISARGLLPDGTPFNIPQDDLAPTPLNVDDNLRDGLVYLALPLKRAGARDTVDEGEDLGAARYVSQVSEVRDDNAPFENRAPVALGSRALRLLTAQDGIGDYAAIGVVRIKEKRADRALVLDDSYIPPLLDVAASKPLAAFRSELLGLLHQRGEALAGRVVASGAGGASEIADFMLLQLVNRAQPLIQHLSQLSPLHPERFYSELVSLAGEFSTFTASGRRPQEYPQYQHDDLTLSYAPVMQALREALSMLIDSKATPIPIVEKAYGIHVAMLADKTLLDSASFILVVRADVPAETLRGRFGQQSKVGSVEHIRDLVNLQLPGIGLLPLPVAPRQLPYHAGSTYYELDRGSDHWQQLSNSGGFAFHIAGQFPGLNLAFWAIRG, encoded by the coding sequence ATGTCCTGGAACAATCGCGTGGTCTGGTCGGAAGGCATGTTCATTGGAACGCAGCACTTCCAGCAGCATGACCGTTACCTGGAAAACCTCATCGACGCGCGCAGCCGCCCGTTATCGGCCGGCGCCTGGGGTTTTTCCGAATTGCTGATCGACCAGGGCCTGCTGGCCCAGGGCAAGCTGGCGATTATCTCGGCGCGCGGCCTGTTGCCGGACGGCACGCCCTTCAACATTCCCCAGGACGACCTGGCACCGACCCCGTTGAACGTCGACGATAACCTGCGCGATGGCCTGGTCTATCTGGCCCTGCCGCTCAAGCGCGCCGGCGCCCGTGACACCGTGGATGAAGGCGAAGACCTGGGGGCCGCGCGCTACGTTAGCCAGGTGAGCGAAGTGCGCGACGACAATGCGCCGTTCGAAAACCGCGCGCCGGTGGCCCTGGGTTCCCGGGCGCTGCGCTTGTTGACCGCCCAGGACGGAATCGGCGACTACGCCGCCATCGGCGTGGTGCGCATCAAGGAAAAGCGCGCCGATCGCGCGCTGGTGCTCGACGACAGCTACATCCCGCCGTTGCTGGATGTGGCGGCTTCCAAACCGCTGGCGGCGTTTCGCAGCGAACTGCTGGGCCTGCTGCATCAACGTGGCGAAGCCCTCGCCGGGCGGGTAGTGGCGTCGGGTGCCGGCGGTGCTTCGGAGATTGCCGATTTCATGCTGCTACAACTGGTCAACCGCGCCCAGCCGCTGATCCAGCACCTGAGCCAGTTGAGCCCCTTGCACCCTGAACGCTTCTACAGCGAGCTGGTCAGCCTGGCCGGGGAGTTCTCCACCTTTACCGCGTCTGGGCGACGACCGCAGGAATACCCGCAATACCAGCACGACGACCTGACGCTGAGCTATGCGCCGGTGATGCAGGCGCTGCGTGAAGCGTTGTCGATGCTGATCGACAGCAAGGCCACGCCGATCCCGATTGTCGAGAAAGCCTACGGTATCCACGTGGCGATGCTCGCCGACAAGACCCTGCTCGACAGCGCCAGTTTCATTCTGGTGGTGCGTGCCGATGTTCCCGCCGAAACCCTGCGCGGCCGCTTCGGCCAGCAGAGCAAGGTCGGTTCGGTGGAGCACATCCGCGACCTGGTCAACCTGCAACTGCCGGGCATCGGCCTGCTGCCGTTGCCGGTGGCGCCACGCCAGCTTCCGTACCACGCAGGCTCCACTTATTACGAACTCGACCGGGGCAGCGACCACTGGCAGCAGTTGAGCAACTCTGGTGGCTTTGCGTTCCACATCGCCGGCCAGTTCCCTGGGCTGAACCTGGCGTTCTGGGCGATCCGAGGATAA
- a CDS encoding DotU family type VI secretion system protein produces MSNDDRTQFMPTPGGRGADPFRPDAGRGQPSPAPAPLSMPAAPVLTGKAQGLNPLENAAGPLLALLTRLRSTIAHPAPASLRAQLLAYLRQFEERAEAAGVVRNEVLLARYALCTALDEAVLSTPWGGTSDWGKQSLLITVHNEAWGGEKVFQLLEHCLQSPRERLYLLELLYLCMCLGFEGRYRVMNDGRSQLEALRERTSAVIRSARGEYERELSPHWRGVTVARDRLAQFMPPWIAVAIGVALLLALLFGLRMKLASDAEPVFKNIHFLGEIPVQAIDRPVVQPKVIERPRLAGFLADEIRAGRIAVEDAVDRSVVTIRGDELFASGSASIKDDFQPLMLRIADAVRKVKGQVLVTGHSDNRPIATLRFPSNWALSEARAQSVLQILSAKTGQPERFSAEGRSDTEPLASNATTEGRARNRRVEITVLAEGVE; encoded by the coding sequence ATGAGCAACGACGATCGTACCCAGTTCATGCCGACGCCCGGTGGCCGTGGCGCGGATCCTTTCCGCCCGGACGCTGGTCGTGGGCAGCCGTCACCGGCGCCGGCTCCCCTCTCGATGCCAGCCGCTCCGGTACTGACCGGTAAAGCCCAAGGCCTCAACCCGTTGGAGAATGCTGCAGGCCCGCTGCTGGCCCTGCTGACGCGCTTGCGCAGCACCATCGCCCACCCGGCACCCGCCAGCCTGCGTGCGCAACTGCTGGCGTACTTGCGCCAGTTCGAAGAGCGCGCCGAGGCCGCCGGTGTGGTACGCAATGAGGTGCTGCTGGCCCGCTACGCCTTGTGCACTGCGCTGGATGAAGCAGTATTGAGCACGCCCTGGGGCGGCACCAGCGACTGGGGCAAGCAAAGCCTGTTGATCACTGTGCATAACGAAGCCTGGGGCGGCGAGAAGGTCTTTCAACTGTTGGAACATTGCCTGCAAAGCCCGCGCGAGCGCCTGTATCTGCTGGAGCTTTTGTACCTGTGCATGTGCCTCGGTTTCGAAGGACGCTACCGGGTGATGAACGACGGCCGCAGCCAATTGGAAGCGTTGCGTGAACGCACCAGCGCAGTGATCCGCAGTGCCCGGGGTGAATATGAACGTGAGCTGTCGCCGCACTGGCGCGGCGTCACCGTGGCTCGCGATCGCCTGGCGCAGTTCATGCCGCCGTGGATCGCCGTGGCCATCGGCGTGGCATTGCTGCTGGCGCTGCTGTTTGGCCTGCGCATGAAACTGGCCTCCGATGCCGAACCGGTGTTCAAGAACATCCATTTCCTCGGTGAAATCCCGGTGCAGGCCATCGACCGCCCCGTGGTGCAGCCGAAGGTCATCGAACGTCCACGCCTGGCGGGCTTTTTGGCCGATGAAATCAGGGCCGGTCGGATTGCCGTGGAAGATGCCGTCGACCGCTCGGTGGTGACCATCCGTGGCGATGAACTGTTCGCCTCGGGCAGCGCCAGCATCAAGGACGATTTCCAGCCGCTGATGCTGCGCATCGCCGATGCGGTGCGCAAGGTCAAGGGTCAGGTCCTGGTGACCGGCCACAGCGACAATCGCCCGATTGCCACCCTCAGGTTCCCGTCCAACTGGGCGTTGTCCGAGGCGCGAGCCCAGTCGGTGCTGCAAATTCTCTCGGCCAAGACTGGCCAGCCCGAGCGCTTCAGCGCCGAAGGCCGCAGCGACACCGAGCCGCTGGCGTCCAATGCCACGACCGAGGGCCGTGCGCGCAATCGTCGGGTTGAAATCACAGTATTGGCGGAGGGGGTCGAGTGA